Sequence from the Fragaria vesca subsp. vesca linkage group LG4, FraVesHawaii_1.0, whole genome shotgun sequence genome:
ATTGGTCTCACTCCCATATGGAGATTTTCCGGACATTGAATAAGTGGGGCTGACACCATCGTCTTCTACATTGGTGAAGTTGGCTTTCCCAATCAACATTTTAATTGCAATTTGAGCAACTTCAGCAAACCAGTCATCTTCTGGTAATACACTGCGCAAAGAGAGCATTCAACCCGATGTTAATTAGAACAGCAAAGAGCGAATTAATATGAATGTGTCTATGCTAGTTTTATACCTGTAAGGATCTATCCCAGTAGCATGAACTGCTTCTATAGCTCGAGCAATGATGTTTTTAATAACTTGATGCAGATGTCGTGATAGGTATCTGCCTTGTGATGCAAATAGCAGCACAAACTGCATGTCTAAATAGAACTGAAAGCATATAGGTCAAACAAATGAGTGTTAGTAGTAACTTTGTATGAATGCAACAGATGAACAAGAAAGGGACTTTGATGCAGTACCTGTTGAAGTCCAAGAGGGCCTAATCGCCTAGGGCCCTCTTCTATTTCTGCCCAGAAATTTTGATCATCAGAGAGCCAAAGGATCACCGTCTCTGTGAGCCTCATTAATAATATAGTTGCAAACCTTTCCCTTCCCACAAACATATCAGTGGCAATGTTTGCCATCCTTGTCAGCTTGGCAAAGAGTTCCTGAAGAATTGGAGATGGGAACCATTCAGGTTCTATACTTCCATCCATACATGTGTACATTTGGGCATTGAGACGTGTATCCCCATCTTCTGTGAAGATGAGATCAAGGGCATGAAGTCTACAGAAACTATCTCTCAGCTGTTCAACGGAGCGCTGAAGCCGCCTTTTCCATTCTCTGCCTGGGTCTGGAATGCGGCTTTGTTTGTCTGAACCTCTCCTAGGGGTCATATCTGCCATCGTCCTGTTAGTTTGACCCTGCTGCAAAGGCAATAGCTTCATAGCAGCGCGCGGGAGCAACTCGTCTGCTAACAATGATGCATTAGCTAACAAAGCCATTTGTTGTGCTTCTGTCTCTGCCATGCTGACGATTATATGAACTTCTTCTTCGCTCTCCACGGCACCAGGTAGTGCATGGATCAACAAATTGACATAGGAGTTGAACACTTGTAGAACGCCTTCTAATGCTGGACCATCCAAATGTAGAGTCTCCAGGGGCGCCACATCCTCCAGAAGTTCCTAGATTGCAGAAACGTTGGCATGAATTAGTGAAGTTAAAAATCATGGAAGGATTACTCACTGTAGTGTAACAATAAAACCAAGATCAATCACCTTACCTGAACCATTGAATTGAATCTGTGAGCACTGCTTGAGAGTTTTGGCTGGTATGAACTTAAACTTGTAAGAGAGGAAGTAGAACCCGAAGGGCGTGCACCTATTGTTGGATGTAGAAGAAACCAATCATCCGCAACAGCTAATGCACTGCAACTTTGTTCAATTCTCCTTAAGTTGCAACTCAATGCCTGTTCAAGAAATGGCTTAAAGAGTCTCAACAGAACAGGAGAGAGGCACAATCCGCGAGATTCTAGCAAAGAACAGTGACCTAAGCATATGTGAATACACTCGGCTGCAACTCTTAGACTCCCAGCAGCTGCTGCTGATGCTAGAACATGCCTTTTTAAGAGAAGAGCATAAGCCTCTGTTTGTTTGACTGCCCATGTCACAAGCTCAGATGTATAAGCAGGGTCCTCACTGAAGGCCGCCAATGAGTCACTTGCTGCTTGTGCAATGAAGCGAAACACCAGTTGCGATAATGTAGTGATGTATGCTCCTCCATATGAAGTGGTTGTGGTGTTAAGGCTTTTCACATTCGACTGCAACTTCTGACAGTGAGAGCTAAGCATCAACGTATGCGCACGGGGACCATCCCCAAGCTTTTTGAGAGCTATAACAGATGATCGAAGCTCATCAGCGCGAGTTGAAGGCTGCAACATAGTCTCTGCAATTTGATCTACTAATCTTTGTCTCTGTTCATTGATGGTAGTCCGGAATGACAAGAATGCAGCTCGGGTAATACTCCGCTTATCTCTAGCATTTTCCACTATAAGCTCTCCTTCATCTAAGGCAGCCATAGCTTCATTTACTCTTCTTTCGGCCAATAGGACTTCGAGGGTGTCCACAAATTCTGCAAACCATTTTTCTGTCTCAGAAAGGTGCCTGTTTTCATCATATGTGTCCTCATCGTCATAATCATCATGAGCAGTAGATGTTGAATTAACTAAAACTCCATCAGATAAACCATGAACCAAAGCTGCCTGAGTAGATAGAAGATTTCTCATAGAAAGAAGTTGTCCCTCAAGATCAGTGATCTCCTTAGACGTACTGCAAATGATAACACATATAGATTAACTTAAAACTACATCATGGTATGAATTGGATGATGATGACAATCCCATTCTTCTTTTTGGGTTTAGTATCAAACATCTTCCAAACGTTAAGCTACCCCTTTGTTTCTACTTTGGAAATCGTTATGCATTCTAACCAGAAAAATAATCCTCACCGGATAAAGGCCGAATAGTTAGCATACACACTTTTACGCATTTCCTCGGCAGATGCCTTCTTTAGTTCAACAAGATAAGAGCAAAGGTTCTTTACTTCCTGTCATCACCATCAACACATAAAACCGTAAGCAAAAAAGAGCCTCTATCTGTTCTGACTTCTGAGGCAATGCATTTTAGTACTCATATAGCAATACTTATCTTTTTATTGAAGAAGTCTCAGAAACAAGAGCACATAAGTGAGCCTAATCATCATTGGCCAATCTAGTTTAACCTTAGTTTTGGCTTCAGGGATAACTTCTTGAAGAAAAGTTTTGACATCATCAATTCATATCATATAACCATATTCGGTTTGCCTTATCTATGATACTATGAAAATTCTAGCAGACATACAATTTAGCTCCAAAACATGAAATAATTAACTTCGAGTTTTTTTGTCAAAATTTATGCAAGAATATCAAAACCCTACTGGTTTTCAAAGCTCAATATTGATATCAAAATTAAGTGGTGGATGTTACATATTGATTTACCTTCTCAGTCATGGCGTGGCATTTGGCAGTGACAAAGTTATCTGGTTCGAACTGAGATTTTTTGAAGACCTTGAGCCTATCGCTGAGTGGTAGATGTGCTTCAAACTCCAAAGAGTTTCCTAGACCCATATGTTCAATCTTCGGCTCCATTGTTATTTAGTTATGCTTGAATAGCCAATCAACTTTCAATCAATTTGGAAAGCCTTGCCTGAGAACCAAATAGTTTCAACGTGATTCCATTTTGATCAGAGAGAATCAGAGAAAGAGAGAACCTGAACTGAAAAGAATGCGAGCCATTACAAACACGTAGAACTCGCTTGGTTTGTTACTATTGGATCTATCGTGAACGTTGCCTCAAAAATCAATCTATCATGCTTACCATTGGATCGATCACCATTCATGTATTTATTATTTGAAATAATAACCCTTCCGATCTATCTATTTATTTTTTCAAATTGTTTACCCGTAACTTTTGGTCGAATTGTGTTTGTTTTCCACCATTTCAGTGTAATCCTCTTTACATTATTAATGGAATTTCTTTTGGTATATATATTTGGACAGTAGAACTAGAGGGAAAATTGATGTACGTCTTGGCTCATCCCTGTCTTTTGTTTTTTGGAACATGACCCAAGTACATTATAGTATTGAGCACCATATAAAAAAGCTAGAAAAACCACAAGGAAATGAATCACAATTAGCACCCCATGACTTTGTTGGGTTGCAGCACAGGTTTCTCAACCACAGAGCCATCGTTGCCAGCAAGAGCTCTATACTTGTCTTTCCTTGTAAAACTAGTGATATCATACGAAAGGCTGGCCGCTATAACCCTCTGTATATAATTCGCTACCTCATGGCTCGACTTGCCCGCCCCACAAGTCAACTCCGCCGGCAGCTTGTTCAAAAATGTGACCTCATATTCCGGGCTAGGGTTCATGAAGAAGTAAAAAGGGTCCATCCCCTTCCACCCACGCGCCGTCGTGCCGTGGAACATGCTCATCTTGTTCACCATCGCCACCGGAACTAGCTCGTCGGTTAGCTCAGCGAAAAGTGCGGAGAATCTCAATAGAAACGGCTCCCGGCAGGTGGTACCCTCGGGGCATATTGCTAGGTCACCTTCTTCTAGAAGCTTCTTGATCATGGCGGCGTCTTTGGCGCGGTCGCGGTTGAGGCGGACGGTCTTGATGGGGGAGATGAACTCAGAGAGGCGAGAGACGGAGTAGGTGACGGCGGGGATGGGGCGGCCGAGGGCGGTGGAGAGGAAGATGGGGTCGAGGAGGGTGCGGTGGGAGCAGATGAAGAGGACACCGGACTGGCCGGTGGATTTTTTGGCGGGAGGGGGTGGGGTGCCCTTGACAGTGACACGGACGCCGAGGGCCCAAAAGGCGTAGTAGACGAGTGGCATGGGGAGGAGGGAGCCGGCGGCGATACGGAGGCAGGCGAGGAAGAAGCCGATGGGGAGCCAGAGGATGGTGAGGAGGGCAGTGAGAGGTTTTGGCTTCTGGACTAGGCGGCCGTCGTGGAAGACTATGGGCTTAGGGAGCTTTTCTCTCGTCACTGCTTCCACTTTAGGGTTTGCCGGAACCATGTAACCCTCCTGAAATTCATACATGCTCAATCTTGTTATGATTATGATATATAATAGCTAATAAAAAGCTAAGAGATACAGACTTAATTAGTAAAGTTGTGACTACGTACGTACATTACGATTGCAAAGCATATGCTGTTCTAGGGCTTTAGATTTTCTCGAAATAGCAATCTCATTTTATTTGTCATTCATCCATTGTTAAGTTTAGAGTTAGCTTTCAGATCGATTATTAACTTTGCTGAGTTTATATACCACAAATTATATATATCATGTTCAAGCAGTATCTTAGCATATACAACATGTGTGTCAGTTAAGTTAGAACTCCTAGACTCCTTGTATATATAGTTCATAGCATCCAACTAATTTAAGCTAATATATGGTATGTGTCACTCATATGGTTTAAGCATATAATTAGATGACGAACCTTGCAAAGTTCCATGAAAGGAATATCAGTGTGCCTGTCTCCAAGCCCAATCTCTGGCTGTACATCTCCAAAAGCCTTCTTAAGAGCATCAGCCTTCTTCTCTGCTACAAGCACACCAGGTGGTGAAACAAAGCCAGTTGCTTTACCTTTGTAGGTTGCAATTTCAGTCCCCAAAACAGTTTCAAATCCAAGGAAATCTTTACAAAACGCTTCCACCATAATCCTAGGGTTGGCAGTAAGAATACACCGCTTCTCACACGCCGAGAGCACCCGCCACGACTCGGGGTGAATGTCACTCGAGTAAAACTTAGGCAGCACGGCACGCGCCACCGATTCTATCTCAGACACCCTCACACCGGCAAATGTTGCGAAGATGAGAACTTGGATTCCGGCAGACTCAGATACGAAGTAATAGAGGAGTCCAGCTAATGGGGAGACCAAGAGCAAGAATAGGAGCCTCAAAATCCCACCGACCTCAAAAGCAATGAGAGCAAAGTAAGGAAAAGAGCTGCGGCCTCTTAGCAAGGTCCCGTCCATGTCCGCAACCACCGTGTGGTTCTCTCGGCCATTCGATGAGCATTTGTTGACGGTTGGGAAGGTGGTTATAGCCATATTGTGGCCTTGATTGGATTACTACTACTAATTAGAAGTTAGAGCTGGCTAACTTTTTGAAAAAGAAACCAATACATGCCAAGTATATATAGCAGGAAGAGATGGTTTATCTGAAAGAACATCAGACTAATGTCGACAGTGTATGTTCAAGAAGAGACGAAGGAAGATTTGGTAAATGAGAACAAAGACAACATATCCAAAAGGGTTTTGACACGCAGACAGCTTAGATATTGGTATGTTCGAGGGTAGAACACTCTTGTTTTTGGAGTAGAAGGGAATCGATGGAATATCAAGGTCTGCGAAATTTGGTACTGTCTTCTTTGTTTGCATCGCCCATTTCTTGTTTGATTGCTCATAATAGTACAAGTAGCTAAATGGAATGAGTAGTCTGGTTTGCAACTCCTCTCACGTTTTGCGTACATATTATGATTGTTAATTATCATCCCGGGCCTTCCTTCTTTGAATTATATATGGATAGCATTTTCAAGTGTCTTTTTCAATATATGTTTTTTGTTGGCTGTAGTTGTCTTTCAAATAAATATAATCCACCGACATAAATGGGTTGAAGTGGCCAGCAATGTCGTCAGTAACAATGATTTTTTGTGACAAAAAAATATCGAATTAAGAAGATAGTTTATGTTGCTGGGGAGAAAATGTTCTTAGAAGTCTCATTTATGCTTAATCTGCATTACTAGAAGGTTGAGAAGGTTGTGTTTTATTGTCAAAAAATCAGAATAGGCAATCACTCTGAATTTGGATTCCTCCAGATGATCACTTAAGCTTGCGCCTAACCTTTCAATCGTACCTCTTACGCACATTAGACTTCAAAATTTTACTTCATTTCCTCTCTCGTTGGCATAACAAATCTTAGACATAATTGTAAAAGAACAAAAGAAAAAAAAGTAATGATTGTTAACGGCCGATCGAGTTAGAGAGGGTCTACGACCTTGCCCTAAGTCAGCTAATGTATGTGTTGGCAGAGTGACGATAGATAATTGGATGGTAAATGCGGAGTTATTGAAAAAAGAGAATGATACATTTTTTTTTTGTTTTTGTTTTTTTGAGAATCTAAATGATACATCTTATATGTGAGGAAATAGGTGAACTTCAATTTTCTCTTCGATACGGGACTGATATGCACTGATATTAGCCTTCTCAAGCTTCTATTGGGCTGCCTTGGTGTCTAGCATAAGGGCGTCATAGCAGCTATGAAGCAAAACTTGATGTCTAGCGGAAGCTCTCAATGTCACCTTATCAGGAGTGAGACCAGTTTATGTTTGTGTGGAAAATGAGTGTCAATAGAAAAATAAGGTGTACGTGTGAATATCATCATCCTTATAAGATCAAAATAACAAGTCTTCATGCTTGAAGTTTAACTCATAGGTTTGCATCCGCTAGACACCAAGTTTACATACATACATGATCACGTTTAGGATAATTAGTGGATCCGGCTTATCTACTTTATTATTATTACAATCAGTTATTTAATTACAAACATACTATATGAATTTGTTTGACCCTCATCATAGACTGAGTATGTGAATCGAAAAAAATAATAGGTGAATAACACCTAAAGTCTTCTCGCTAACGAGTAAGACCACAGAAAGTTAGAAACAATCTCAATAGTGGTCAATATATTCTAAATCTTGTTAATAGAAATTTAATATTGACCTCATTAAACTAGTAACTGAAAAAGGATGAGAAATTTCATTGGAATATAAAAGGAAGCAGAGAGAATGAAATGTTGACCAGCATATTAATTTTCATTAACATTTCAAAATACTCTTACCTAGTACCTTTAACGTGACCTACCCGACACCGTTTTAATTCTATTTCGGAACTCCGCTCCTCTACGACGCCGTTTGCCTCTTCTCCTTCCTACATAAAGCGAGCGAAACGCTCGGCTGCAACGGACCGACCTGAAATCTAAATATTATTTTTATTTCCTTTTACGGCTCACAACTTTCAAACCCGGTCGCCAGACACTATACTCCAAAACAAGCAAAGCAAAGCTCATCTCATTTCTTCTTTGCCAACACCACACTTGAGTGTCAGACACAACATTTATCAGATACTGAGCTAAGACCCTCTTTCTCAACCTCCCCAATTCCATTTCTGAGGGGCATTTCGGAAACAATGAAGCGACGCAAGTTCGACCCAGTGTCGCTGTCCCACACTCGCCTCAGATTGCTTCAAATGCTAATGGCCACACTCTTGGTTTACT
This genomic interval carries:
- the LOC101312724 gene encoding uncharacterized protein LOC101312724, which codes for MEPKIEHMGLGNSLEFEAHLPLSDRLKVFKKSQFEPDNFVTAKCHAMTEKEVKNLCSYLVELKKASAEEMRKSVYANYSAFIRTSKEITDLEGQLLSMRNLLSTQAALVHGLSDGVLVNSTSTAHDDYDDEDTYDENRHLSETEKWFAEFVDTLEVLLAERRVNEAMAALDEGELIVENARDKRSITRAAFLSFRTTINEQRQRLVDQIAETMLQPSTRADELRSSVIALKKLGDGPRAHTLMLSSHCQKLQSNVKSLNTTTTSYGGAYITTLSQLVFRFIAQAASDSLAAFSEDPAYTSELVTWAVKQTEAYALLLKRHVLASAAAAGSLRVAAECIHICLGHCSLLESRGLCLSPVLLRLFKPFLEQALSCNLRRIEQSCSALAVADDWFLLHPTIGARPSGSTSSLTSLSSYQPKLSSSAHRFNSMVQELLEDVAPLETLHLDGPALEGVLQVFNSYVNLLIHALPGAVESEEEVHIIVSMAETEAQQMALLANASLLADELLPRAAMKLLPLQQGQTNRTMADMTPRRGSDKQSRIPDPGREWKRRLQRSVEQLRDSFCRLHALDLIFTEDGDTRLNAQMYTCMDGSIEPEWFPSPILQELFAKLTRMANIATDMFVGRERFATILLMRLTETVILWLSDDQNFWAEIEEGPRRLGPLGLQQFYLDMQFVLLFASQGRYLSRHLHQVIKNIIARAIEAVHATGIDPYSVLPEDDWFAEVAQIAIKMLIGKANFTNVEDDGVSPTYSMSGKSPYGSETNLAHQYREH
- the LOC101302351 gene encoding glycerol-3-phosphate 2-O-acyltransferase 6-like, with protein sequence MAITTFPTVNKCSSNGRENHTVVADMDGTLLRGRSSFPYFALIAFEVGGILRLLFLLLVSPLAGLLYYFVSESAGIQVLIFATFAGVRVSEIESVARAVLPKFYSSDIHPESWRVLSACEKRCILTANPRIMVEAFCKDFLGFETVLGTEIATYKGKATGFVSPPGVLVAEKKADALKKAFGDVQPEIGLGDRHTDIPFMELCKEGYMVPANPKVEAVTREKLPKPIVFHDGRLVQKPKPLTALLTILWLPIGFFLACLRIAAGSLLPMPLVYYAFWALGVRVTVKGTPPPPAKKSTGQSGVLFICSHRTLLDPIFLSTALGRPIPAVTYSVSRLSEFISPIKTVRLNRDRAKDAAMIKKLLEEGDLAICPEGTTCREPFLLRFSALFAELTDELVPVAMVNKMSMFHGTTARGWKGMDPFYFFMNPSPEYEVTFLNKLPAELTCGAGKSSHEVANYIQRVIAASLSYDITSFTRKDKYRALAGNDGSVVEKPVLQPNKVMGC